A single window of Sphingomonas sp. IW22 DNA harbors:
- a CDS encoding GNAT family N-acetyltransferase, whose translation MDIRPARPEDVPALDSLLRTSFESAAEADLVRRLCIDGDMVLTMIARDPDIVGAAVFSRMAVEVNGAAIPAVALAPLAVAGPWRRQGVGEALVAAGHDALARAGWVLSFVLGEPAYYARFGYAADWASGFDSPYAGDYLMAMPLQSAGMPCGVRGTATHAPAFAALSEDA comes from the coding sequence ATGGACATCCGCCCCGCCCGGCCAGAGGACGTGCCCGCGCTGGACAGCCTGCTGCGCACCAGCTTCGAAAGCGCGGCGGAGGCGGATCTGGTGCGCCGCCTGTGCATCGACGGCGACATGGTGCTGACCATGATCGCGCGCGATCCCGATATCGTCGGCGCGGCCGTGTTCAGCCGCATGGCGGTGGAAGTGAACGGCGCGGCCATTCCCGCCGTCGCGCTGGCACCGCTGGCGGTGGCGGGGCCGTGGCGGCGACAGGGTGTGGGCGAAGCGCTGGTCGCGGCGGGGCATGACGCACTGGCGCGCGCCGGATGGGTACTGAGCTTCGTGCTGGGCGAGCCGGCTTATTATGCGCGCTTCGGCTATGCGGCCGATTGGGCGAGCGGTTTCGACAGCCCCTATGCCGGCGATTATCTGATGGCCATGCCGCTGCAATCGGCGGGGATGCCGTGCGGCGTGCGCGGCACGGCCACCCATGCGCCGGCCTTTGCCGCGCTATCGGAGGATGCATGA
- the aroC gene encoding chorismate synthase, with translation MSFNSFGRVFRFTTWGESHGPAIGAVVDGCPPGLTLSEADIQPFLDARRPGTSRFTTQRREPDAVRILSGVFEGRTTGTPISLMIENVDQRSKDYSEVAKAYRPGHADYAYDAKYGFRDYRGGGRSSARETASRVAAGAVARAVIPEVTIRAWVESIGGDAIDPTRFDADEIARNPFFCPDPVAAARWEGLVDGARKAGSSLGAVIAAEATGVPAGWGAPLYAKLDSELAAAIMSINAVKGVEIGDGFDAARLTGEQNADPMRPGEGGPAFLANHAGGIAGGISTGQPIRLRCAFKPTSSILTPVETVTREGEATEIATRGRHDPCVGIRGVPVVEAMLALVLADQKLLHRAQCG, from the coding sequence ATGAGCTTCAACAGTTTCGGCCGGGTCTTTCGCTTCACGACCTGGGGTGAAAGCCACGGGCCGGCGATCGGCGCGGTGGTCGATGGCTGCCCGCCGGGACTGACGCTCAGCGAAGCGGACATTCAGCCCTTTCTGGACGCGCGCCGCCCCGGCACCAGCCGCTTCACGACGCAGCGGCGCGAACCCGACGCCGTCCGTATCCTGTCGGGCGTGTTCGAAGGGCGCACGACCGGCACGCCGATCAGCCTGATGATCGAAAATGTCGACCAGCGGTCCAAGGATTATTCGGAAGTCGCCAAGGCCTATCGCCCCGGTCACGCGGATTACGCCTATGACGCCAAGTACGGCTTTCGCGACTATCGCGGCGGCGGGCGATCGTCGGCCCGCGAAACGGCCAGCCGCGTGGCGGCGGGGGCGGTCGCGCGCGCGGTCATTCCCGAAGTGACGATCCGTGCCTGGGTCGAATCGATCGGCGGTGACGCCATCGACCCCACCCGGTTCGACGCGGATGAAATCGCGCGCAATCCCTTTTTCTGTCCCGATCCGGTCGCAGCAGCGCGTTGGGAAGGGCTGGTCGACGGCGCGCGCAAGGCGGGGTCATCGCTGGGCGCTGTCATCGCCGCAGAGGCGACCGGCGTGCCCGCCGGATGGGGCGCCCCGCTTTACGCGAAGCTGGACAGCGAACTGGCGGCGGCGATCATGTCGATCAACGCGGTAAAGGGCGTGGAGATCGGCGACGGGTTCGACGCCGCACGCCTGACGGGTGAGCAGAATGCCGATCCGATGCGCCCCGGCGAGGGCGGGCCCGCTTTCCTTGCCAATCATGCGGGCGGCATTGCGGGCGGTATTTCGACAGGCCAGCCGATCCGCCTGCGCTGTGCGTTCAAGCCGACCAGCTCGATCCTGACGCCGGTGGAGACGGTCACTCGCGAGGGCGAGGCGACCGAAATCGCGACGCGTGGGCGCCATGACCCCTGCGTAGGTATTCGCGGCGTGCCGGTCGTGGAGGCGATGCTGGCGCTGGTTTTGGCTGATCAGAAGCTGCTTCACCGCGCCCAGTGCGGCTGA
- the fabI gene encoding enoyl-ACP reductase FabI, whose translation MSGLMQGKRGLVMGLANDRSLAWGIAKHLADQGAELAFSYQGDALARRVKPLAEQLGSDFIFDCDVSDMASLDAAFETLKSRWETIDFVVHAIGFSDKNELRGRYYDTSLENFLMTMNISVYSFTAVAQRARAMMPNGGSMLTLTYYGSEKVVPHYNVMGVAKSALDTSVKYLAADLGPENIRVNAISAGPIKTLAASGIGDFRYILKWNELNAPLRRNVTIEDVGGAGLYLLSDLASGVTGEIHHVDGGYNVIGMKAEDAPDIALS comes from the coding sequence GTGAGCGGATTGATGCAGGGCAAGCGGGGACTCGTCATGGGTTTGGCGAACGATCGTTCGCTCGCCTGGGGCATTGCGAAACATTTGGCAGATCAGGGCGCCGAACTGGCGTTCAGCTATCAGGGCGATGCGCTGGCGCGTCGTGTGAAGCCGCTGGCTGAGCAGCTTGGCTCGGATTTCATCTTTGATTGCGACGTGAGCGACATGGCTTCGCTCGACGCCGCGTTCGAGACGCTGAAATCGCGGTGGGAGACGATCGATTTCGTCGTCCACGCCATCGGCTTTTCGGACAAGAACGAGCTGCGCGGTCGCTATTATGACACCAGCCTCGAAAATTTCCTGATGACGATGAACATCAGCGTCTATTCCTTCACCGCCGTGGCACAGCGTGCGCGGGCGATGATGCCGAATGGCGGGTCGATGCTGACGCTGACCTATTACGGGTCGGAAAAGGTCGTGCCGCATTACAATGTGATGGGTGTGGCAAAGTCGGCGCTCGACACGTCGGTCAAATATCTTGCCGCCGATTTGGGACCGGAGAATATTCGCGTGAACGCGATTTCCGCCGGGCCAATCAAGACGCTGGCGGCGTCCGGCATCGGCGATTTCCGCTACATCCTGAAGTGGAACGAGCTGAACGCGCCGCTGCGTCGCAACGTCACGATCGAGGATGTGGGTGGTGCTGGTCTCTACCTGTTGTCGGACCTGGCATCGGGCGTGACCGGCGAGATCCACCATGTCGACGGCGGCTATAACGTGATCGGCATGAAGGCCGAGGACGCGCCCGACATCGCGCTGTCCTGA
- a CDS encoding DnaJ C-terminal domain-containing protein, which translates to MADPYATLGVSRGAGEDEIKKAYRKLAKELHPDRNRDNPKASERFSQVTNAYDLLTDKDKRARFDRGEIDADGNPTAPFGFGRGGPGGGAGGGGFRPDFGSDGGDFGDIFEGLFGGARGGGGGGFASGFGRRQAPKGANVAYRVAVPFVDAVTLAPQRLNLPDGTTVEVKLPAGVDTGTQMRLGGKGQPGPGGNGDAMVTIEVQPHPFFKRDGDDVRLDLPITLAEAVLGDEVRVPTPDSAVKLKVPRGASSGKTLRVRGRGFHRKDGTRGDLLVTLMVDLPADDAALQAFVEGWEGAHKGNPRGRLGV; encoded by the coding sequence GTGGCTGATCCTTACGCAACCCTCGGCGTGTCGCGCGGCGCGGGCGAGGACGAGATCAAGAAGGCATATCGCAAGCTCGCCAAGGAGCTGCACCCCGACCGGAATCGCGACAACCCAAAAGCGTCGGAGCGTTTTTCCCAGGTCACCAACGCCTATGACCTGCTGACCGACAAGGACAAGCGCGCGCGGTTCGACCGGGGTGAGATCGACGCCGACGGCAACCCGACCGCGCCTTTCGGCTTTGGTCGCGGCGGGCCGGGCGGTGGCGCGGGCGGCGGTGGCTTTCGCCCCGATTTCGGCAGCGACGGTGGCGATTTCGGCGACATTTTCGAAGGCCTGTTCGGTGGCGCGCGCGGGGGTGGCGGTGGCGGTTTCGCCAGCGGCTTTGGCCGGCGTCAGGCGCCAAAGGGCGCGAACGTCGCCTATCGCGTGGCAGTGCCCTTTGTCGACGCGGTGACGCTGGCGCCGCAGCGGCTGAACCTGCCCGACGGCACGACGGTCGAGGTCAAGCTGCCCGCCGGCGTCGATACCGGCACCCAGATGCGCCTGGGCGGCAAGGGGCAGCCCGGCCCCGGTGGTAATGGCGATGCGATGGTGACGATCGAAGTCCAGCCGCACCCGTTTTTCAAGCGCGATGGCGACGATGTCCGCCTGGACCTGCCGATCACGCTGGCCGAAGCGGTACTGGGGGACGAAGTGCGTGTGCCGACGCCCGACAGCGCGGTGAAGCTCAAGGTGCCGCGCGGCGCCAGTTCGGGCAAGACATTGCGCGTGCGCGGTCGCGGTTTCCACCGCAAGGACGGGACGCGCGGCGACCTGCTGGTCACGCTGATGGTCGACCTGCCTGCCGATGATGCGGCGCTGCAAGCCTTTGTCGAGGGGTGGGAAGGCGCACACAAGGGGAACCCGCGCGGTCGCCTTGGCGTCTGA
- a CDS encoding circularly permuted type 2 ATP-grasp protein yields the protein MASRTASLFDAGIVADRWIADYRAARLRGDVMADAADDAAWRALFEELAANVGESLADALERAQRQADDIGTGFRVAGDSDERPWPLSPVPLLIDGDEWAGIRDGVIQRAELMETIAADLYGPARLVSQGLIPAAVVTGSPYFLRPMKGLVPPGGHHLNVVAVDLCRGPTGEWSVLADHLRGPVGAGYALENRLAIARTLGGLQARLNVERHAPFFASLRDGLAAACARSDPRIGLMTPGRLNQSYAEQAHLARYLGFLLVEGADLAVIDDRLYVRTIAGLKRVDGLWRRTDPTLLDPLAFDSTSAIGVPGLVDAMAAGNVVVANAPGAGVLESPALAAFLPALSTRLTGEGLSLPNIATWWCGQPRAAAQVVDELASMTIAPAFGVPTLALSDGRPVSGAELSDDARAALLADIERRPQDYVGQEVVHLSTMPVVIDGALVPRPFTLRVFAARDGQGGWSVLPGGFARIGEHADPRATAIGEGEWSADVIVHGSDAVEPVSLLPAVDSLHLRRNPGTLPSRAADNLFWLGRYLERGEALLGLIRVLLGHSITADAGAALAPATVRRIAATIASLGAAPEPSSHRRTDLVTTARTAMESVDSGWYSVRAINRQARGLGRVSRDRLAADMIRLLDAPHPTRGGVLDRAGSLQRRYAALAGLSAEHMGRTDGWRFHDLGRRIERAIKIVRAVLSFGIEASSADDLSVLLDLADSQISYRQRYLTGIARVAVIDLVALDPGNPRALAFQVARIAEHLAALPVLKDDGLAEPQQRVAAELGAMLATADAATLDAGALLAIEGRLIALADAVARRYFLQGAEPLRASGLTLA from the coding sequence ATGGCAAGTCGAACGGCAAGCTTGTTCGACGCCGGTATCGTGGCGGACCGCTGGATCGCGGATTATCGCGCGGCGCGGTTGCGCGGCGACGTGATGGCCGATGCCGCTGACGATGCCGCATGGCGCGCGCTGTTCGAGGAACTGGCCGCCAATGTCGGCGAATCGCTGGCCGATGCGTTGGAACGCGCACAGCGCCAGGCCGATGACATCGGCACCGGCTTTCGTGTGGCGGGCGACAGTGACGAGCGCCCCTGGCCGCTGTCGCCGGTGCCCCTGCTGATCGACGGCGACGAATGGGCAGGTATTCGCGACGGCGTTATCCAGCGTGCCGAGTTGATGGAGACGATTGCCGCCGATCTCTATGGCCCCGCCCGGTTGGTGTCGCAGGGGCTGATTCCGGCGGCCGTGGTGACGGGCAGCCCCTATTTCCTGCGGCCGATGAAGGGTCTGGTGCCGCCGGGCGGGCATCACCTGAATGTCGTGGCGGTCGATCTGTGCCGCGGGCCGACCGGTGAATGGAGCGTGCTGGCCGATCATCTGCGCGGTCCCGTCGGCGCGGGCTATGCGCTGGAGAACCGGCTGGCAATCGCGCGGACGCTGGGCGGACTTCAGGCGCGGCTGAATGTAGAGCGGCATGCCCCCTTTTTCGCCAGCCTACGCGACGGGCTGGCCGCCGCCTGCGCGCGCAGCGACCCGCGCATCGGGCTGATGACGCCGGGGCGGCTGAACCAGAGCTATGCCGAACAGGCACATCTGGCGCGCTATCTGGGCTTCTTGCTGGTTGAGGGTGCCGATCTGGCCGTGATCGACGACCGGCTTTACGTCCGCACCATCGCCGGGCTGAAGCGCGTCGACGGGCTGTGGCGGCGGACCGATCCCACGCTGCTGGACCCGCTGGCGTTCGATTCTACATCGGCGATCGGCGTGCCCGGACTGGTCGATGCGATGGCGGCGGGCAATGTCGTGGTTGCCAATGCGCCCGGTGCAGGCGTGCTGGAATCGCCCGCACTGGCGGCGTTCCTCCCCGCGCTTTCCACCCGGCTGACGGGGGAGGGGCTGTCGCTGCCTAACATCGCCACCTGGTGGTGCGGACAGCCGCGCGCGGCGGCCCAGGTGGTCGATGAACTGGCCAGCATGACCATCGCTCCCGCTTTCGGCGTGCCGACCCTTGCCCTGTCCGACGGGCGCCCCGTTTCGGGGGCGGAGCTGTCCGACGATGCCCGTGCCGCGCTGCTGGCGGATATCGAGCGGCGGCCACAGGATTATGTGGGGCAGGAAGTGGTGCATCTGTCCACTATGCCCGTCGTCATCGACGGCGCGCTGGTACCGCGACCCTTCACGCTGCGCGTCTTTGCCGCGCGCGACGGGCAAGGCGGGTGGAGCGTGCTGCCCGGCGGGTTCGCGCGCATCGGCGAACATGCCGACCCGCGCGCCACGGCCATCGGAGAGGGTGAATGGTCCGCCGACGTCATCGTCCATGGCAGCGATGCCGTGGAGCCGGTGTCGCTGCTGCCCGCCGTCGATTCGCTGCACCTGCGCCGCAATCCCGGCACCTTGCCCAGCCGCGCGGCGGACAATCTGTTCTGGCTGGGTCGCTATCTGGAACGGGGTGAGGCGCTGCTGGGCCTGATCCGCGTGTTGCTGGGCCATTCAATCACTGCCGATGCGGGCGCGGCGCTGGCTCCGGCCACGGTCCGCCGCATCGCCGCGACGATCGCGTCGCTGGGTGCCGCGCCAGAACCGTCGAGCCACCGCCGCACCGATCTGGTCACCACCGCGCGCACGGCCATGGAGAGCGTCGATAGTGGCTGGTATTCGGTGCGCGCCATCAACCGCCAGGCGCGCGGGCTGGGCCGGGTCAGCCGCGACCGGCTCGCCGCCGACATGATCCGCCTGCTGGACGCGCCGCACCCCACGCGGGGCGGGGTGCTGGACCGGGCAGGTTCGCTCCAGCGGCGCTATGCCGCGCTGGCGGGGCTATCGGCGGAGCATATGGGCCGCACCGATGGCTGGCGCTTCCACGATCTGGGTCGCCGCATCGAACGCGCGATCAAGATCGTGCGCGCGGTTCTGAGCTTCGGGATCGAGGCGTCGAGCGCCGATGACCTGTCGGTCCTGCTCGACCTGGCGGACAGCCAGATTAGTTATCGGCAGCGATATCTGACCGGCATCGCGCGGGTGGCGGTGATCGACCTGGTGGCGCTGGACCCCGGCAATCCGCGCGCGCTGGCATTTCAGGTGGCGCGCATCGCCGAGCATCTGGCTGCGCTTCCGGTTCTGAAGGACGACGGACTGGCCGAACCGCAACAGCGCGTCGCCGCCGAACTGGGGGCGATGCTGGCGACGGCGGATGCCGCGACGCTGGACGCCGGCGCGCTGTTGGCGATCGAGGGGCGGCTGATCGCGCTGGCGGACGCGGTGGCGCGGCGATATTTCCTGCAAGGGGCCGAACCCCTGCGCGCCAGCGGCCTGACGCTGGCATGA
- a CDS encoding alpha/beta hydrolase yields the protein MAAPARAQDATIIPIAAPAEPNAISLGTKGVEGSTARESWFRQYGTAFTRNVTEATLTPFLPDPAKANGTAVIVAPGGGFLFLSMENEGWRVAQALADRGIAAFVLKYRTRPTPGGEAEFKQAMDAMFAGAARSTPSPRAAPPAGQVAPWVEDARAAFALIRQRSTEWRVDPARVGMIGFSAGAGTTMATALTAPDTKPAFIGPIYGSFGAVNVPADAPPMFAVLASDDPLFAGKGFGLIESWQKAKRPVEFHLYQAGGHGFGLGKKGTTSTDWFDSFIHWLAVNGWMIKK from the coding sequence ATGGCGGCCCCTGCACGGGCGCAGGACGCAACGATCATCCCTATCGCCGCCCCCGCCGAACCGAATGCGATTTCGCTCGGCACCAAGGGGGTCGAGGGATCGACCGCCCGCGAAAGCTGGTTCCGTCAATATGGCACCGCTTTCACCCGCAACGTCACCGAAGCGACGCTGACCCCCTTCCTGCCTGATCCGGCCAAGGCCAACGGCACGGCAGTCATCGTAGCGCCTGGCGGCGGCTTCCTGTTCCTGTCGATGGAGAATGAGGGCTGGCGCGTGGCACAGGCGCTGGCCGATCGCGGGATCGCTGCCTTCGTCCTGAAATACCGCACTCGCCCGACGCCGGGCGGGGAAGCCGAGTTCAAGCAGGCAATGGACGCGATGTTCGCCGGTGCCGCGCGCTCCACGCCCTCGCCGCGCGCTGCACCGCCCGCCGGACAGGTCGCGCCATGGGTTGAGGATGCGCGCGCCGCCTTCGCCCTTATCCGCCAGCGCAGCACCGAATGGCGCGTCGATCCGGCGCGCGTCGGCATGATCGGCTTTTCGGCGGGCGCGGGCACGACGATGGCGACCGCGCTGACCGCGCCGGACACCAAGCCCGCCTTTATCGGTCCCATTTATGGCTCGTTCGGCGCGGTCAATGTGCCTGCCGACGCACCGCCGATGTTCGCGGTGTTGGCCAGCGACGACCCGCTGTTCGCGGGCAAGGGATTCGGGCTGATCGAATCGTGGCAAAAGGCCAAGCGCCCGGTGGAGTTCCATCTGTATCAGGCGGGTGGTCATGGTTTTGGGCTGGGCAAGAAGGGGACGACCAGCACCGACTGGTTCGACAGCTTCATCCACTGGCTCGCCGTCAATGGCTGGATGATCAAGAAGTAA
- a CDS encoding adenylosuccinate synthase — translation MANVAVIGAQWGDEGKGKIVDWLAERADVVVRFQGGHNAGHTLVVGEKVYKLSLLPSGIVRGTPSVIGNGVVLDPWALKAEVERLREQGVTVTPDTLMIAETCTLILPFHRDLDGLREDASGAGKIGTTRRGIGPAYEDKVGRRAIRVCDLAHLDDLGPQLDRLSAHHDALRAGFGESPIDREALIAELRGIADFVLPFAAPVWRMLNDARAGGKRILFEGAQGVLLDIDHGTYPFVTSSNTIAGTAAGGSGLGPGAVGFVLGIAKAYTTRVGSGPFPTELEDETGERLGVRGHEFGTVTGRKRRCGWFDAVLVRQSAAVSGITGIALTKLDVLDGFEEVKICTGYRLGDTQLDHYPAHAADQARVEPIYETMEGWSQTTAGARSWAELPAQAIKYIRRIEELIHCPVTLVSTSPEREDTILVRDPFAD, via the coding sequence GTGGCGAATGTGGCGGTAATCGGCGCCCAATGGGGTGACGAGGGCAAGGGCAAGATCGTCGACTGGCTGGCGGAGCGTGCCGACGTTGTGGTCCGGTTCCAGGGCGGCCACAATGCCGGACACACGCTGGTCGTGGGCGAAAAGGTCTATAAGCTGTCGCTGCTGCCCTCTGGCATCGTCCGCGGCACGCCCAGCGTGATCGGCAACGGCGTCGTTCTGGACCCCTGGGCGCTGAAGGCAGAGGTGGAGCGACTGCGCGAACAGGGCGTGACCGTCACCCCCGACACGCTGATGATCGCGGAAACCTGTACGCTGATCCTGCCCTTCCACCGCGACCTGGACGGTCTGCGTGAGGATGCGAGCGGCGCGGGCAAGATCGGCACCACGCGGCGCGGCATCGGCCCGGCTTATGAAGACAAGGTGGGCCGTCGCGCGATCCGCGTGTGCGACCTGGCGCATCTGGACGATCTCGGTCCGCAGCTCGACCGGCTGAGCGCGCATCACGATGCGCTGCGCGCCGGTTTCGGCGAATCGCCGATCGACCGCGAGGCGTTGATCGCGGAACTGCGCGGCATCGCCGACTTCGTGCTGCCGTTCGCGGCGCCGGTGTGGCGGATGCTGAACGACGCCCGCGCGGGTGGCAAGCGCATCCTGTTCGAAGGCGCGCAGGGCGTGCTGCTCGACATCGATCACGGCACCTATCCCTTCGTCACCTCCTCCAACACGATCGCCGGCACTGCGGCTGGCGGTTCGGGTCTGGGGCCGGGAGCGGTCGGCTTCGTGCTGGGCATCGCCAAGGCTTATACGACGCGCGTCGGCTCTGGCCCCTTCCCCACCGAGCTGGAGGACGAGACCGGCGAACGGCTGGGCGTGCGCGGGCATGAATTCGGCACCGTCACCGGTCGCAAGCGCCGGTGCGGCTGGTTCGACGCCGTGCTGGTGCGCCAGTCGGCGGCGGTCAGCGGTATCACCGGCATCGCGCTGACCAAGCTGGACGTGCTGGACGGGTTTGAGGAAGTGAAGATCTGCACCGGCTATCGCCTGGGCGATACGCAGCTCGACCATTACCCTGCCCATGCCGCCGATCAGGCACGGGTCGAGCCGATCTATGAAACGATGGAAGGCTGGTCACAAACGACCGCCGGAGCGCGGAGCTGGGCCGAACTGCCGGCACAGGCGATCAAATATATCCGCCGGATCGAAGAACTGATCCACTGCCCCGTCACGCTGGTGTCGACCAGCCCGGAACGGGAAGACACGATCCTGGTTCGCGACCCCTTCGCCGACTGA
- a CDS encoding transglutaminase N-terminal domain-containing protein — translation MRYAIRHVTHFDYAEPVAFARCNLRLQPIDWPGQRVIDYSLTIRPGGRTAPARAQAGLAHVTRLVVDQPTRELTIESVAHITVDRPIPVPSADDPTLADVARLARDSRDLSPLSPAAYLYPSPRIPVNDEIGRWCAEDLSPGRGVLEAGIALARRIQREFAFDPAATLVDTPPAEAFAKRGGVCQDFAQIMLCGLRAAGVPAAYASGYLRTLPPPGQERLVGADATHAWVLIWCGPVLGWVGVDPTNGIWMATDHVIVAIGRDYGDIAPIDGIVLGSGAQDMDVSVDVAPQE, via the coding sequence ATGCGCTATGCCATCCGCCACGTGACGCATTTCGACTATGCCGAGCCGGTCGCGTTCGCCCGCTGTAACCTCAGGCTCCAGCCCATCGACTGGCCGGGCCAGCGGGTGATCGACTATTCGCTGACCATCCGCCCTGGCGGCCGCACGGCGCCTGCACGCGCGCAGGCGGGGCTGGCGCACGTTACCCGGCTGGTCGTCGATCAGCCGACGCGCGAGCTGACCATCGAAAGCGTCGCGCACATTACCGTCGACCGGCCGATCCCCGTGCCCTCAGCCGATGATCCGACGCTCGCTGATGTCGCGCGGCTGGCCCGCGACAGCCGCGACCTGTCGCCGCTGTCGCCAGCGGCCTATCTGTACCCCAGCCCGCGCATCCCGGTGAACGACGAGATTGGGCGGTGGTGTGCTGAGGACCTGTCACCCGGACGCGGCGTGCTGGAGGCGGGGATCGCGCTTGCCCGGCGCATCCAGCGCGAATTCGCCTTCGACCCCGCCGCCACCCTGGTCGACACGCCGCCGGCAGAGGCATTCGCCAAGCGGGGTGGTGTGTGTCAGGACTTTGCCCAGATCATGCTGTGCGGATTGCGCGCGGCGGGTGTGCCGGCGGCCTATGCGTCCGGTTATCTCCGCACGCTGCCACCACCGGGGCAGGAACGGCTGGTGGGTGCCGATGCCACTCATGCCTGGGTCCTGATCTGGTGCGGGCCGGTGCTGGGCTGGGTCGGGGTCGATCCGACCAACGGCATCTGGATGGCGACCGATCACGTCATCGTTGCCATCGGCCGCGATTATGGCGACATCGCGCCGATCGACGGCATCGTCCTGGGTTCGGGTGCGCAGGACATGGACGTGTCGGTCGACGTCGCGCCACAGGAGTGA
- a CDS encoding YihY/virulence factor BrkB family protein, with the protein MKVDPHELTPEGRAKQGVVRRHLASLGIGGRALEVMKRVAVGTYTTGFTHAGNLAYLSILTLFPFFIVAASIARVFGRTGDGVRALDAFLRTVPPDVAEVLQKPIADVLAARAGNLVWLGVIVGLWTTASFIETVRGVLREAYGVTMSRPFWEYRLGSIGLIIASVLLVLIAFSLQVVLTGVETFIVRLLPFAGDIAQLVSISRIAPALALFGAIYMLFYTLTPSRWRWSKCPKWPGALLVAVWWIATTALLPVVLGGLGNYDLTYGSLAGVMIALIFFFVIGLGLVVGAELNAALAELPENGLEAADVQKEDQAA; encoded by the coding sequence ATGAAGGTCGATCCGCATGAACTGACGCCGGAAGGGCGGGCGAAACAGGGCGTCGTGCGCCGGCATCTGGCGAGCCTGGGCATTGGCGGGCGGGCCTTGGAGGTGATGAAGCGGGTGGCGGTCGGGACCTACACCACCGGGTTCACCCATGCCGGCAATCTGGCCTATCTGTCGATCCTGACATTGTTTCCGTTCTTCATCGTCGCCGCGTCCATCGCGCGTGTGTTCGGGCGGACGGGCGACGGCGTGCGCGCGCTGGACGCTTTTTTGCGAACCGTCCCGCCCGATGTGGCGGAAGTGTTGCAAAAGCCGATTGCCGACGTGCTGGCCGCGCGCGCGGGCAATCTGGTGTGGCTGGGTGTGATCGTCGGTTTATGGACGACGGCCAGCTTCATCGAAACCGTGCGCGGCGTCCTGCGCGAGGCGTACGGCGTCACCATGTCGCGCCCCTTTTGGGAATATCGCCTGGGGTCGATCGGGCTGATCATCGCGTCGGTGCTGTTGGTGCTGATCGCCTTCAGCCTTCAGGTCGTGCTGACCGGGGTGGAGACGTTCATCGTGCGGCTGCTGCCCTTTGCGGGCGATATCGCGCAACTCGTCTCGATCAGCCGAATCGCCCCGGCGCTGGCGTTGTTCGGCGCGATTTACATGCTGTTCTATACGCTGACCCCGTCGCGCTGGCGTTGGTCGAAATGTCCGAAATGGCCCGGCGCCCTGCTGGTGGCGGTGTGGTGGATCGCAACCACCGCGTTGTTACCCGTGGTACTGGGCGGATTGGGCAACTACGACCTTACCTATGGCAGCCTGGCCGGGGTGATGATCGCCCTGATTTTCTTTTTTGTGATCGGACTGGGACTGGTGGTTGGAGCCGAATTGAACGCCGCACTGGCGGAACTGCCCGAAAACGGTCTAGAGGCCGCCGACGTCCAGAAGGAGGATCAGGCGGCGTGA